The Drosophila nasuta strain 15112-1781.00 chromosome 2R, ASM2355853v1, whole genome shotgun sequence genome segment GATATTTGATTagcatttttatattcaaaatattccataaaaataaaaatcaaaattgtgtTCATCTTTATGTGCATTGTcaagttttgcatttgcataaagaaagaataaataaagacatTCTTTTTgctatgcaaatgcaaatctaGCCGCACATTGCGCAATTTCTTATTTCGTATTATGTTCTAAAGCCCAATGAGATTTCGTCAGTCTTTGTAAGCAGAATACGGTATAAATGCCTTAAAGCGTGACTCACACGATACAAAAAGCTAGTTAGGTTTATACGATGGTTGTAGTTACGATAACAGAACATGAAAAATGCGGATTTCcttatctttatttattttaattcaatcaATGATATCAGCAAATTGtgaatgaatttataaatttgcttGAATTTATGTGTGATTTCTGTGAATAAGTAAGGAATATATTTATCGATTTGAGCTTTTAGTTTGTTTGTATGATGACAACAAAAAggtttttataattaaactaaTGATTGCGAATAATGCTGAATtgtaataagaaaaaaatacaattttgataTCATGcgttaaatttgtaatatgtGACACGGTGTAAACAATACCcagaaatttctttttttatttggtaattGCAATAGTTGGTTCAGTTCGTTGCGAAGCTTTGTGCAGATCAGTTGCACACCTAGGCAAATTCTTATTGTTATCCCTTGATCTATTGTCCTACTAtcttttttaaacaatttcatcAGGTTTCACTCAACTTTGCCGCAAtgtttgtaaatttgtttttagttgaGATCACATTAATATCGTATTCCTGTTTTGGTTTCTATTTTCAGACGGTCAGAATGAATTGACGCGCTACAGCAGCGAAGATGTGTCCGGGAATGAGTCGAGCGAAGCGCCCAACATGACGGAGATGGAGCGACAGGCTGAACTCAATCGGCACAAGGAGGAGATGCAGAAGAAGAGGCGCAAGAAACGCATCAGCTCATCGCTGCACTCGTCAACCTTTCAAGGTACAATCAATATATCcaaatttcaattcgatttcACAACAATGGtaattcgattcgattctTGCAGAGCTGTACAAGTTGACCGGCGAAATACTCGGCGAGGGAGCGTATGCATCGGTGCAGACGTGCGTTAACATCTACACCGATCTGGAGTATGCTGTGAAGGTAATCGATAAGATACCGGGACATGCGCGTGCGCGTGTCTTTCGTGAAGTGGAGACATTCCATCACTGTCAGGGACATCCGGGCATCTTGCAATTGATTGAATTCTTCGAGGATGATGAGAAATTCTATTTGGTGTTTGAGAAAATCAATGGCGGCCCATTGCTCACGCGCATCCAGGAGCACATCTGTTTCTCGGAGCGCGAGGCGGCGCAGATCATCAAGGAGATTGCGTCCGGTTTGGATTTTCTGCACAAGAAGGGTATTGCTCATCGCGATCTCAAGCCGGAGAATATACTGTGCGTCAACACCGATTCGCTGTGCCCCATTAAGATTTGTGATTTCGACCTGGGCTCCGGCATTAAGTTCACCACGGACATCTCATCGCCAGCCGCGACGCCTCAGCTTTTGACACCAGTGAGTTGCATTATTCTCTTGGCCCATCTACTGTGGCGGGGATATTAAAGTGAGTGTGCTTGCTTACAGGTCGGCAGCGCCGAGTTTATGGCGCCCGAAGTAGTCGATCTGTTTGTGGGCGAGGCCAACTATTACGATAAGCGTTGCGATCTGTGGTCCTTGGGCGTTATTGCGTATATTTTGCTTTGTGGCTATCCGCCCTTTTCGGGCAATTGCGGCGAGGATTGCGGCTGGAATCGCGGTGAAAACTGTCGCACTTGCCAGGAGTTGCTCTTCGAGTCCATTCAAGAGGGTAAGTCCGCTTCGTCGTCAATTTTGAAGCCAAATGGAATAATTTTACTGGATTCCCATCTGTTTTTAGGACGTTTTTCATTTCCGGAGGCCGAATGGCACGATGTCAGCGATGAGGCCAAAGAACTAATTTGTGGTCTTTTGGTTAAGGAGGCATCCAAGCGTCTCAGTGCCGAGGCAGTGCTTAATCATACCTGGATTCGTATGTGTGAGAAGGAGCCACACGCCAGCAATAAGCAGGCATCCCGCCACAAGGCGCTGCAAACGCCCAACAACATTCGGCGGTAAGCTTGTATATGATTAACAAATGAGAAATTGTACAAATAAACCTCAATTTTCTTGTAACAGCAATCATCAGTCGGCACGCGAGATATCGCAGTTTGCCGAGTCCGCAATGGCCGTGAAACGAGTGATCCTGCAACACTTCTCGATGCGCTACGATTACATGAAGGAGCGCCCGAATATCTATCAACCCTCGCAGGCGTACATCGATGCTTACAGCGATGAGAACTACAATCCAAAGCCACCGGCGCATTTCACTCGCAGTCGctcgcaacgcaacgcaacagCGGCTGCATCCTCATCCAGCTATGGCGGTCGCTTGTCGACGGCACAGCAAATGCAGCGCAACGTCAGCACTCATGCCCCCCCGAGTCGTCAATCGTCGCGGAATGCGTCGAGCGTCTTCAACAATAGCGGCGGCTTCAAGACTCTGAATGTCCATGAGGaggacgacgatgatgaggaAGCTCTGGAGGCATTTGGACGCCTCGATGAGGGTGTGGACGATGAGTGGGCGCAGTCTACTCGTCGATATCAGCAGGAACgcgagcaacagcagcgtgcAGCGGCAAATGGCAGCTGCAgtgaggctgaggctgaggagGAAGACGATGATGAATCGTATGAgatgggagagagagagggcgagGACTTGCAGCATTATAAGCATTACTGGCGTGAGCTGGACGAGGATGATGGTGACGATTACTTGtatgagcagcaacagcagcgtgaGGATGAcattgaagaagaagaagatgaagagtACGACGAGGAGGGAAGAGATAAAGAttgggaggaggaggaaaagCTGAAGAATGAAGCCGACAAtcgaaacaaacaacaatttggcGTTGAAAGAGATGTAATGAACGGAGAGCAGAAGGTAGCAGAGACGGAAGATTATGACGAAGAGAATGAGAAGGAGAAACTTATTATTGATAATATGGgaaaatcaaagcaaagcgaatttgctacaccaacaacaatgcgcAACAATGCGCAGGAGATGGAGATAGAAAGTGTTAAGAATGATGAggccaagaagaagaagaagcaagaGGAGAATGACGATGTTGATGGGGCTCTATGGCAACGACCAACATCAAGTGATATTAGTGCTACCACAATCACCGCAAACgcaaccgcaacagcaaccgaaagcaacaacagcagcagcagcaacaaaatgcaaacaacacCAGTTACAACTACAACACAGATGAATGGCAAAAGCGGCGAACAGCAAATTGAAACTGGCAATGATAAGGATAACGATTATGATAATGATAAAGATATTGATGATAACGATGATGAGAAGAGAGATGATGTTAAACTATTGGATAGTATTAGtgatttaaatgaaaagcTACCTGAAATTTATGAGACTGCAAAAATTGTTGTCAACTCAGCGGCAGTgcaagaagcagcaacaacaacagcaacagctaaaccaacaacagcaggaacAGCatcaagagcaacaacatgcCCACCAAACGATAATGATAACGATAAAGATAACGATAATGATaacgataatgatgatgataacaAAGAATATGATTTGAATGCGTTGAAGAACGTACCGACGACTGCAGCTGACGCGACAACAATGCGAACGACTTTTggcaaccaacaacagcaaccgaaatatcaacaacaacaacagccacaaaaaCCGGCAGCAGGAAGTAACACCAACAATAGGCAACAACGCAATGTTTGTTTTGCAACGGACGTATATCAGAATGACGAGGACGCCGACATAGACGAGGAGGACGACAACTACGACGATGTGGGCACGGCACACACTACTCGCAAGcagcgccaacagcagcatcatcgCTACATTGCGCCACGCGGCGAGTCCACGGAGAATTGGCGCTATCGCAGCCATCAATCggagcagccgcagcagcattCGATTGCCGGCGGTTATCGCAAGTACCGTCCACCGTTCAGCactggcggcggtggcggacACTACGGCAATCAGCAGCGCAACTATTTGGGCAGCTTCTCGCACAGCGGCGGCGCCGCTGGCTACAAGGTGGCACCACCACCGCCGAATCCGCTGCCGGTGCTCAAGCACCACCAGCATCGTCACAATAGtgccggcagcagcagcggcagcggcggctcACCGCCATCGGATGAGCAATCCACGCTGCCCGGTTCGCAGATACGCAATTGGCGACAGGATTGTGTCTATGCCCCAACAATGCGCGGCTGCGGCATGAATCAGTCAAGGAGCATGCAGCGTTCGCAGCaccaacaccagcagcagcagcagcaacaacagcagcagcagcagggacGCATTGGCTCCGGTCGCTTTGTGCACTCGTCTCAGGTGCCGCCGCATTTGCTGGAGAAGGCGCCAGCTGTCAATGTTGGCATGGGCCTATCGTCGCCCAGCGAGAGTCTCTTGCTGCAGAGACGCATgcgtcagcagcagcgaccCGGCGACCATCTGGCAGAGTACTGTGAGCCCGCCACAGCAAGTGGCTAAGCGGTGTCCGTCTCGAAGCGTATAAAAGccaacaagcagcagctgtgAGCAGGCGCCGCAGCAAAGCTTCCAGAATGGATTTGGTCCCTCAAATTGGGTGGCCAAAGATAGATggtaaaaaaaccaaaacatgTGGCGTCCTGGCcaagaacattaaaaaaatgtttccttttttgtataactttttacatacacacacttacacacatacatacaatcaTATACATACCCACAttttacacatacacatgtacaaTCATAAGCAAACTATAAGAGTATAATTTGCCACAATTTCCTCATTCGATACACTttacaacaaagcaaaaatgtaaacaaaaagaaactaCTTAAAATTCCGTCTAATTTTAATGCAGATCAAAAATTGTGTTGAAATCATAAAAAGAAGCTGTTTAAGATATttgtagcaacaacaactaaaataacaacaacaacaacaacaccaactaACCAAACAGTCGTTcgaaaaccaacaaaaaacctttttttataaaaaagatttaaaaagAAACCATGTAATTAATcgctataattttttattatgaaaataaaaacaaaagcataaaAGGAAGCAAAGGAAAATGTGTtaaaaacgaaagaaagaaatcaactaaaaaacaattgtttttggTAAAAGAactaaagtaaaaaaaactgcaacagTTGTCGCCAAAAATGTAGactttttgtgcttttctGTTAACTAAGTCAAAAgttgttgcatatttttattttggctgAACATCgattaatattataaacaattaagaaTTTTGAATACCGAAAACCCaaaatgtacaacaaaaagaaatcacTGTTGAAAttttgataacaaaaaaaaccaaaaaaagaatagaGAAGAGAAGGCGATTGTAATTTTCCATTATTTTCATATCATTTAACCGAAATTGTTACAAAAATGCATTAagaaaaaagtgaaacaatGTTAAGATCAAGTGCAGAAAGTTGAGTTACATTTGTAAAAATGCAAGAGACCCAATATTAAATGGgttaattacattaaaaatacacatacactctctcacacacacaaacaaatacacacacacacatgatgTGTGTCAAAGTTGGTTTACAAAAAACGTCCCAATATTTGtgaagcaattgcaatttatgcgTTAAATTGGAATggcttaataaataatttggcGATTGCTTGAAACTTTTTTTGGAACACATTTCAAACTCAATGTgcgttaaatatttatgttaaacaaataaatttctcaTTCCTTTTGCATAAATGTTGAGCACATATTGAGAGCTCTAGCCTTAAAACTGTCAACTAAAATTCTAATTCTAAAcgagttgttgctgcagctgtttcAATTGGATAAGCGAAACGATTGCACTAATAACTCAATATTTTCCATCTATTTTTCTATACAcatacaaaacacacacacacacatatgcagaGAGACACTTTTCTTAATAAGCAGAGGGAATTCTTGACATTATAAGTTGCTCAACAAATCGTTTGCTGGGcgtaaatatatgaaattgaaaagagagAAGAATGTGTTAATAACAAcgtgaaaataatgattgtaataataataacaaaaattgtgatataaaatgtaaatgtaaattgcaCCTGAAGAAAAACTATCAACAGACGCTGtgccatcaacaacaacaacaacaaccacaagtTGAAACAACTACATaacattaaacattaataataaaacaatctGCAGTGGAACGTAGCAGTTGTTGTAGTACCAGGAGAAAGAGTCTATAACGAGATgcgttttattattattatattttgtgtttttggatttctttgttttgtttgtttacgcCCCACAAAATCAAATGTCAGAATGCTTTGCGCCTCAACAAATtgtatgcatacatacatacataagaaCATACTTCTATTTttccaacaaacaaaactgtaacaaaaaaatttaaagaaaaaaaaaaatcaaaaaacaaacaaaaaaattaaaaacaatttaaatacttccacaaagaaagaaaagagaaacTATTGCAATgcatagaatacaaaaaaaaaaacaacaacctaataatatttaaagtttaacaGAGACACACAACATTTAAGTGCGAGACCCagataatttaaatttaatttatacaacaacaacaaaatatgtattcctacaacaaaacaataattttgtttgcattgtgAACAGGAAAACGTTGATGTAATGGCAAAACTAAGGAACGCTcttgttttaatttctaaaactGTGAGAAATGTTTCgcaacgaaacaaaaaaaagctaaaaagaataaaaacatttataagATGTGAACTAAGCGAAAGTGTAAGAGAAATAAAGAAGAGGGTGggatatatagagagagagagagagtggggaCATGTTAATCAAGCAGCGCTCCAAAATGAATCGTATactatacacacatacacacacacactacttTAATCGTTACACTACACTACACCTCACTACACGTGCACACATCTACAAGAAATgcaaacatatacatatttagaaTTATAAACTATAAGTAAACTTGAGTTTCGTTTGCGAACGTCCGTTAAACTTGCGGGTAAAATTGATTGAGAAACGCGTTGCGATAcagagcaagagagaaagggagctaaaactaaaaaaatggATTAAGAGCGTTGCGTAAGATCTGCAAATACTGTTTCACATAATCCAACAACTATGTTTGTATGaaagaattattttaaattatcaacacagcaaaaaacaaacaaaaaaaatcaacaaaaacaaaacaatcgaaatgaagaaaaaaccaaacaaaaaaatggaaagatGAGATATTGTTTTATAcataaaaatgagaaaaattcaataaaaatgcaaaatatacaaaatgttaattttctcgaattttattctatttaaacattttatagaGAGGAAAGGGCTTCAAGGTTCTAGGGGAAGGATTAATGGCTTGACACAGGACTTGCCAGGATCATGACTCAGTTATTGGTTCTATTTtctacaaataataataaaaaaaaacaattgtcgGTTGATTGGACTAgataacgttttttttttttttttcaaagtaaaatttactttCCACTGGAATAGTTCGTGTAATGCCTTATGTAcactatatacaaaaatattgaatccAACGAAAATTCCaggaatatattatatttattttttatttttctgtgaATGCATTTTTAGTTCTTGTgcttcattttaaaaataattattaaatataattattcaatttagatttttatttaaaagttttgatAGTTACGATCATTTTAATTCTGTTCTCGATCGCATAATAAGCCTATTAGTTGTCAACCAAATGTCTAACTATTTCGTaagtaaatttgtttgctCTATCAGTTAGCATAAAATGCTTGGATTTCTTCAAATAAACTAGACTATAGATAGAATTGGTAAATTGTGAAACAGTGTTTTCgcaatcaataaattaatggAGAAAACTTAGCAGCGATTAGAACCTAAGAGGgttcaataaatttcaaatttcgaaGATCGGAAATAGGGCCAAGCGAACTCCGAAATCAGTTTAGTCGCAGATGTATCTCTTAGTGCAAAAGTAACTGAATATCTAAGGatacacattttgaaaattccTCTAGAATACCATGGAAAAAGTCGCTGGCACCACACATGTAAATACCAAAGCTTATGCAAAACGCAGCAGTGCTCAAGCTCTAAAGATATCCATaatattcacatttttatgatttttgtgGGCGGTAGAGGCGTTTCCACGTCTGTTTTTCTAGGGTAGTTTCGTTGGGTCTATAGTaacataatacaaaaaaaaaaaaataagaaagaaagtaACAGctacccgttacccattttgaataaaagcaaaatatcaaaatataccgaaataatatgatatgtatttctttaataacttcgacaatttttatctcaTCGCTaccaaatttttaagaattacaaagactatagtttttatttttacactttAAAACTTACGCTTCTTGTTAGTGTTTAGTTAATTTGtgggggcgaaagtgggcgtggtaaaatttttaaacaaacttgatctgcgagCAAACATAACATGTCATATActgttgaaaaaaaatgtatagctCTACcatatctcttatagtctttgagatctaggtgttcatacggacagacggacagataggcagacggacatggctagatcgttaTATTACTCTTCTATCGTATGGCCAGCAGgtataagaaataattaaacatcTCTTATGGTTTACTCGTAATATTAAATGCCACTTAAATTAGTCATTTACCCCTAAGTGCGCTGGCCAATAACAGCACTGGGCACCTGTTTTTCCCTTGGGAGCATTGGAAATCCACTTGTTGATCTTTCATGCTTACCTGGCATTTATTTAGCTTGAAGTAACAGTTTCCGAAATGTCGAAATGTCTAGTAACTGGTTTCGGATGATTGCATGCAAAATAAACGTTGCCTATCTTCTAGGCGCAGAAATTCACATTAGTTTTTAATGAATCTGCGTTGCCCACACTTGTGGATTTTTTGGTTCTTTTGTGCGTTTTTgaatataaagaataataataaaatttaaaaaaattctgTTGAGTAGCTGTAATGCTTGACTAAGAGTTTTAACCATGCGACAAAATCTCAACTTGGATTTGAGCCTCTAAAaagacaattttaattttctaaaaaaaaaaatttattttataaactgaAAGATCTAAAAGTGATcaactttaataatatttaacatttctaTAGATAGTTTAGGCAAATGTTCATTGAGTCCTGCTCCTGACAATGCGAGACAACCCTAAAGGTCGCTCTTCTCGACTATTAAATGAAGGtaattctattttgtttttgtgggcTGCTCCTCGACTTGGTCAATGATGACATGGGTGTGACCATCCTGTGCAATGGGCCGGCCGCCTTGAGCAATGACAAGGGCAGAGGACAGGGAGTTGCCAGAGGTAATTGTGGTATTTACGCCCTCATCGGAGCTGGCAGCCAGCAAAGGTTTCACATCTGcaggctgttgctgttgctgttgctgaggAGTTGCTTCAAAGCTCTGATTGTTGATTTCCTCGATGGCTTGGCGGAGCTATTAGATGAGAGATGAGTTAGTTTTAAGAGAAGATTGCTAAAGAATGGATAACTCACCTCCTTGAGACTGACAACGCCAACGAGGCGTCCAATTCGAGTGACATAAGCATGATTCACGCCCATCATAGAGAACAGAGAATGCACTCTGAGTAGAGAGGTGCGCTCAACCAGCTGGAAAGGGGAGGGATCAATACAGCAAGCAGCCGCCTTAAAGTCAATCGGTTTTGCCAGCTGATCCAGCTCCCATTGCTTCTTGCCCTCGGGTGACATGTCCACAACACGATCGCCACACTGAAACAGAATTGAGGAGcaatcaaatcaataaatcaTTGATTTCAAAATAGTACGGTAATCCTTACCAAGTGCACTCTCTTGGAGGGACTTGTTGTGGTCTGCAGATCCTCATTGGAGCCAGATTCCAGATCAAGCTGATCAGCTGACTTTCGGTAGCCGGAACGAAGTTGCCACTCGCCACTATTGACGCTGTTGAGCGAATCGTTCGAATGTTCCTTCAAGCTCAGAGAGCTCTTCTTCAGAATGGACTTGTGTTGCTCCAGAGCTTCACGCCGCTCCGAGGGTAACATCTCCTCACTCGCTATGTGGCGCAGACTGAGAGCTTGTTCAGTTGGAATCACCTCGAAGCGCGAAGGACGTCGAACAGCTGCCTGCTCCTTCAGCTCCTCCTCGCGCCATCGTTCAGCTGTCTGCATACGCTTCTCACGTCCAATTTGCTGCTCAATCAGTTTAGCCAGTTCCATGCGCTGCACTGAACCCAACAGTATGAGGTTCTCGGGACTCTCCACCAAGGGGAGCGAGCGCAACTTTTTGTTCTTCCTGAGCACTTCCTTGAGCTTCTGGTAGGAGATGCCTTGCCAAATGTACTTGACATCCCTCACCATGAAATCCTCAACGCACTTCTTGTACAAGTTGGAGTTTGTGTAGAGCAGATCGGGCAAATAGGGAAGCTTTTTAATCTGGATGACGCTCTCGTACATGGATGGCTGCAACAGCGAAGCCACCGCATTGGCCACCAGCACTGCAACCAGCACTGGAACCACAAAGGCAATCTGCCCCGAGATCTCAAAGACCACAACGGCAACGGAAATGGAGTGAGTCACGGAACCAGAAAATGCTGCGGCACCCACAAGCGCATAGGCAGCCGGCATAATGGGTGACATGCAGTCGCCGTAGCGGACGCCAAGGGGAAATAGCCACGCAACGAATTCACCCATCAATCGACCAAAACCGCTGCCAATCTTCAGTGCGGGAATGAACATTCCATGTGGCACAGCCATCGTGGAGCCAATAATCGAAAAGAAGAACTAATCgggaaaatgttttttaattgagTGTTTAAGGGAGTGTCTAGGGAATTCGCTACTTACATGGAAGAGTGTATAGCAAATGAGATTCCCAAAGACACTCGTGTATTTTGTTGTCCAGTGCGAGACTATCTCTGACTGTTCCGTATTAAGATCCTTGCTTGTCCAGGTAAAGTTACTGAATAGATGAGTCAATTGCTTCTCAGTCTCAAGATCGCCGCCTAGGAACTGTCCCGTGCCCAAGGGGAAGGTGAGTGTCGAGATAAGCAAGGTTATTATAGCAGGATATAGCAGACGACTATAAATAGAAAGTATAATCTAGttaatgttaaataataatgttaaaacACTTACTTCTTCTGCAGAAACTTATTCAGCGCTTTGCTGGAGCGAATGAACAACACATAGTGGCGATGGATCCACACAAATGAAGCGCCAAGCAGACCACAGAGTGCCCTGAAAAGGAGAGAAGGAATTATAGAACATggtactttactttttttatactcgctacccatagggtagaagggtattataactttgtgccggcaggaaatttatgtaacaggtagaaggaggcatctccgaccctataaagtatatatattcttgatcagcgtcaacagccgagacgatatagccatgtccgtctgtccgtctgtgtgtctgtccgtccgtccgtatgaacacctagatctcagagactataagagatagagctataattttttttcgacagcatttgttatgtttgcacgcagatcaagtttgtttcaaatttttgccacgcccacttccgcccccgcaaatcaaaaaaatcgaataacaagcgtaattgtaaagctagaattgcgaattttggtatatacaataataactatagcatttatgattgctgaaaatttggttgcgatcagataaaaattgtagaagttattaaagaaatagttttgtatgggcaaaaacgctttctatgtatgtgttgtatgtatgcgtatacgtatacatgctcgcctctatatttgtatctgtatgcaagaggcactgcaatagctctattggtagagtgcaagcatattactgttgcggtagtcgagggactcgggttcgagcccgctcggggaacaaaatttttttttttttatacccgctacccatagggtagaagggtattataactttgtgccggcaggaaatgtatgtaacaggtagaaggaggcatctccgaccctataaagtatatatattcttgatcagcgtcaacagccgagacgatatagccatgtccgtctgtccgtctgtccgtctgtgtgtctgtccgtccgtccgtatgaacacctagatctcagagactataagagatagagctataattttttttcgacaacatttgttatgtttgcacgcagatcaagtttgtttcaaatttttgccacgcccacttccgcccccgcaaaacaaaaaaatcgaataacaagcgtaattttaaagctagagttccgaattttggtatatataataactactatagtagttatgatttctgaaaatttggttgcga includes the following:
- the LOC132786673 gene encoding probable serine/threonine-protein kinase kinX isoform X1, with the translated sequence MVERILEEQNASTAATAAAKLRRNAGNANCTNNNASGSGDSGVGGSNVSCSNSCSQSQSDGQNELTRYSSEDVSGNESSEAPNMTEMERQAELNRHKEEMQKKRRKKRISSSLHSSTFQELYKLTGEILGEGAYASVQTCVNIYTDLEYAVKVIDKIPGHARARVFREVETFHHCQGHPGILQLIEFFEDDEKFYLVFEKINGGPLLTRIQEHICFSEREAAQIIKEIASGLDFLHKKGIAHRDLKPENILCVNTDSLCPIKICDFDLGSGIKFTTDISSPAATPQLLTPVGSAEFMAPEVVDLFVGEANYYDKRCDLWSLGVIAYILLCGYPPFSGNCGEDCGWNRGENCRTCQELLFESIQEGRFSFPEAEWHDVSDEAKELICGLLVKEASKRLSAEAVLNHTWIRMCEKEPHASNKQASRHKALQTPNNIRRNHQSAREISQFAESAMAVKRVILQHFSMRYDYMKERPNIYQPSQAYIDAYSDENYNPKPPAHFTRSRSQRNATAAASSSSYGGRLSTAQQMQRNVSTHAPPSRQSSRNASSVFNNSGGFKTLNVHEEDDDDEEALEAFGRLDEGVDDEWAQSTRRYQQEREQQQRAAANGSCSEAEAEEEDDDESYEMGEREGEDLQHYKHYWRELDEDDGDDYLYEQQQQREDDIEEEEDEEYDEEGRDKDWEEEEKLKNEADNRNKQQFGVERDVMNGEQKVAETEDYDEENEKEKLIIDNMGKSKQSEFATPTTMRNNAQEMEIESVKNDEAKKKKKQEENDDVDGALWQRPTSSDISATTITANATATATESNNSSSSNKMQTTPVTTTTQMNGKSGEQQIETGNDKDNDYDNDKDIDDNDDEKRDDVKLLDSISDLNEKLPEIYETAKIVVNSAAVQEAATTTATAKPTTAGTASRATTCPPNDNDNDKDNDNDNDNDDDNKEYDLNALKNVPTTAADATTMRTTFGNQQQQPKYQQQQQPQKPAAGSNTNNRQQRNVCFATDVYQNDEDADIDEEDDNYDDVGTAHTTRKQRQQQHHRYIAPRGESTENWRYRSHQSEQPQQHSIAGGYRKYRPPFSTGGGGGHYGNQQRNYLGSFSHSGGAAGYKVAPPPPNPLPVLKHHQHRHNSAGSSSGSGGSPPSDEQSTLPGSQIRNWRQDCVYAPTMRGCGMNQSRSMQRSQHQHQQQQQQQQQQQQGRIGSGRFVHSSQVPPHLLEKAPAVNVGMGLSSPSESLLLQRRMRQQQRPGDHLAEYCEPATASG
- the LOC132786673 gene encoding probable serine/threonine-protein kinase kinX isoform X2 yields the protein MLDGQNELTRYSSEDVSGNESSEAPNMTEMERQAELNRHKEEMQKKRRKKRISSSLHSSTFQELYKLTGEILGEGAYASVQTCVNIYTDLEYAVKVIDKIPGHARARVFREVETFHHCQGHPGILQLIEFFEDDEKFYLVFEKINGGPLLTRIQEHICFSEREAAQIIKEIASGLDFLHKKGIAHRDLKPENILCVNTDSLCPIKICDFDLGSGIKFTTDISSPAATPQLLTPVGSAEFMAPEVVDLFVGEANYYDKRCDLWSLGVIAYILLCGYPPFSGNCGEDCGWNRGENCRTCQELLFESIQEGRFSFPEAEWHDVSDEAKELICGLLVKEASKRLSAEAVLNHTWIRMCEKEPHASNKQASRHKALQTPNNIRRNHQSAREISQFAESAMAVKRVILQHFSMRYDYMKERPNIYQPSQAYIDAYSDENYNPKPPAHFTRSRSQRNATAAASSSSYGGRLSTAQQMQRNVSTHAPPSRQSSRNASSVFNNSGGFKTLNVHEEDDDDEEALEAFGRLDEGVDDEWAQSTRRYQQEREQQQRAAANGSCSEAEAEEEDDDESYEMGEREGEDLQHYKHYWRELDEDDGDDYLYEQQQQREDDIEEEEDEEYDEEGRDKDWEEEEKLKNEADNRNKQQFGVERDVMNGEQKVAETEDYDEENEKEKLIIDNMGKSKQSEFATPTTMRNNAQEMEIESVKNDEAKKKKKQEENDDVDGALWQRPTSSDISATTITANATATATESNNSSSSNKMQTTPVTTTTQMNGKSGEQQIETGNDKDNDYDNDKDIDDNDDEKRDDVKLLDSISDLNEKLPEIYETAKIVVNSAAVQEAATTTATAKPTTAGTASRATTCPPNDNDNDKDNDNDNDNDDDNKEYDLNALKNVPTTAADATTMRTTFGNQQQQPKYQQQQQPQKPAAGSNTNNRQQRNVCFATDVYQNDEDADIDEEDDNYDDVGTAHTTRKQRQQQHHRYIAPRGESTENWRYRSHQSEQPQQHSIAGGYRKYRPPFSTGGGGGHYGNQQRNYLGSFSHSGGAAGYKVAPPPPNPLPVLKHHQHRHNSAGSSSGSGGSPPSDEQSTLPGSQIRNWRQDCVYAPTMRGCGMNQSRSMQRSQHQHQQQQQQQQQQQQGRIGSGRFVHSSQVPPHLLEKAPAVNVGMGLSSPSESLLLQRRMRQQQRPGDHLAEYCEPATASG